The nucleotide window GTTCTGCCTGCGCCACCACCTGGGCAAATGGGACACGCACCTGGTGCAGTGGCTGGTACGCAACCACCTGCTGATGTCAATGACCGCACAGCGCAAAGACATCTCTGATCCGGATGTAATCCTGCATTTTGCCAAGCAGGTCAGGGATATCGTCCATCTGGATTATCTCTATATTCTGACGGTCGCGGACATTAACGCGACCAACCACAGCCTCTGGAACAGCTGGCGGGCAACCCTGATGCGTCAGCTGTATACGGAAACCAAACGCGCCTTGCGCCGCGGACTGGAAAACCCGGTAAATAAAGATGACAGGGTCGAGCAGATTCAGAACGAAGCACTGGCGATTATGCAACGCAAAGGTTTCAACGAGCTGGAGGTGAGGGAGTTCTGGAATCTCCTTGGCGATGATTACTTCCTGCGAGAACAACCACAGCATATCGCCTGGCAAACCCAGGCAATACTCGAGCACGGGGATTCCGATCAGCCGCTGGTGATGATCCGCAAAACCTCTTACCGGGCATTCGAAGGGGCCACCGAGATATTTATCTATATGCCCGACCTGCCAAGTCTGTTTGCCGCAGCCGCCTCTGCACTGGATCAGCTCAACCTGAACATCCAGGACGCACGGATCATGGTGGCCGACAATAATCAGGCCCTGAACACCTATACTGTGCTATCAGAGGACAGCATGCCGCTGCCGGATGATGAAGCGTTTCTGGAACAGATCCGCAACCATCTGGTTGAAGAGCTTGATGACCCGGATGACTTCCCGGCCATTATTCAGCGGCGCATTCCCCGACAGATGAAGCTGTTCGCTTACCCGACACAGGTCAATATGAGTACCGATCCGGTAACCCAACTGACCACCCTGGAGATCATTACGCCCGACCGACCCGGACTACTGGCACGACTGGGCGGCATCTTTGTTGATTTTGGCATCTCGGTGCGCAAGGCAAAGATCGCCAGTATCGGTGAGCGGGTAGAAGACTTTTTCTTCATCAGTGACGATCAGGGTCAGCCTATCAGCGACCCGGATATCTGCATGCAATTACAACAAACCATTTGTCAGCAACTTGATGAGTACAGTAAGTCAGCCTGATGACCGGCAGACAACCTGACACAGGAATCAATTATGGATACACAGACACAGACCGAACTTGAAGCCGCCGCTTTTCGCCGCCTGGTAAAACATCTGGATGAGCGAAAAGATGTCCAGAATATCGACCTGATGATTCTGGCGGGATTCTGCCGTAACTGCCTGTCAAAGTGGTATAAAGCGGCGGCCGACGAACGGGGCATTGAACTGAGCTATGAGGAGGCTTGTGAACAGGTCTACGGCATGCCCTACTCAGAGTGGAAAGAAAAACACCAGAAGAAAGCCACCCCGGAACAGCTGGCGGCTTATGAGGCGACCCAGAAACCGAAGCAGTAAACCGCACCGACCCGGACATAAAAAAACACAGGACACGCCTGTGTTTTTTTATCTCTAACTTAATAGGTCTCGTTACTATTGGTTACTGGCTTGCCAGGCCCGCTGCACCTGATTCAGATCGATCTCAAGAATTGTAGCGTAAACATCCGTCTGTACCGGATAGCTCTTCACCACCCGGGCGCCCCGGACGATTCCAGCCACAGCCCCCTGAAACTGATTGTTCTTCAACACCATATCCTGCACCGAGGTAGTCCCCGCAAGGTATTGTCCATGAACCAGCACCGTCAGCTCCCGGTAAGCATCCAGCTTTGAGGCTTTCATCGCCATCAGCACCTTATGCTGCTGAGTCTGCCCTTCCTGCAGACTGATCGGCGCATACCCGGTGACCTGAACCCAGTTGGGTTGTATCGGTGTGTCATCGACACTGGGCGGCAGATCCGGCAGCGCTGAAACAATGTCTTTAGTCGATTCAACAAAG belongs to Amphritea atlantica and includes:
- a CDS encoding DUF1244 domain-containing protein, encoding MDTQTQTELEAAAFRRLVKHLDERKDVQNIDLMILAGFCRNCLSKWYKAAADERGIELSYEEACEQVYGMPYSEWKEKHQKKATPEQLAAYEATQKPKQ
- a CDS encoding LPP20 family lipoprotein, translated to MKARFQRTKIGLRNLTRGVLATLLVISLGGCETFVESTKDIVSALPDLPPSVDDTPIQPNWVQVTGYAPISLQEGQTQQHKVLMAMKASKLDAYRELTVLVHGQYLAGTTSVQDMVLKNNQFQGAVAGIVRGARVVKSYPVQTDVYATILEIDLNQVQRAWQASNQ